From Sceloporus undulatus isolate JIND9_A2432 ecotype Alabama chromosome 6, SceUnd_v1.1, whole genome shotgun sequence, one genomic window encodes:
- the LOC121934837 gene encoding small serum protein 5-like yields the protein MEVSPESLQRVLLCLAVLSVILVLCEGDCWRLKHTLEIVNGFLMPPDECIDIYDRSKHPVRSSWDTAKCMKCECSISGMECCRRSDCEST from the exons ATGGAGGTCTCACCTGAGTCGCTGCAG AGAGTCCTCCTCTGTTTGGCCGTTCTGTCTGTGATCTTGGTCTTGTGTGAAGGAGACTGCTGGCGACTCAAACATACACTCGAGATAGTAAATG gtTTCCTGATGCCTCCAGACGAATGCATAGATATTTATGATCGCAGTAAGCATCCGGTGAGATCCAGTTGGGATACGGCTAAATGCATGAAATGCGAGTGCAGCATTTCAGGAATGGAATGCTGTCGCAGAAG CGACTGCGAATCCACCTAA